A portion of the Micromonospora vinacea genome contains these proteins:
- a CDS encoding NUDIX hydrolase: MATPDYIVGLRKHVGHDLLWLPSVSAVVRNDAGELLLGQRADDGRWSVISGFVEPGEQPATALVREVREETGLDVAPVRMSSAVSHPHTYPNGDRCEYLNLGFLCRLVAGTARVNDDESLAVRWFPLDRLPELDKHALLVIAYALRENQLTGYLEPGTTWDDVPD; the protein is encoded by the coding sequence ATGGCGACACCGGACTACATCGTGGGGTTGCGCAAGCACGTCGGTCACGACCTGCTCTGGCTGCCGAGCGTCAGCGCGGTGGTCCGCAACGACGCCGGGGAACTGTTGCTCGGCCAGCGCGCCGACGACGGGCGCTGGTCGGTCATCAGCGGTTTCGTCGAGCCCGGCGAGCAGCCGGCCACCGCACTGGTCCGCGAGGTGCGCGAGGAGACGGGCCTGGACGTCGCCCCGGTACGGATGTCCAGCGCCGTGTCGCACCCGCACACGTACCCGAACGGGGACCGCTGCGAGTACCTGAACCTGGGGTTCCTGTGCCGGCTGGTGGCCGGCACTGCCCGGGTCAACGACGACGAGTCGCTGGCCGTGCGGTGGTTCCCGCTGGACCGGCTGCCCGAGCTGGACAAGCACGCCCTGCTGGTCATCGCGTACGCGCTGCGGGAGAACCAGCTGACCGGTTACCTGGAGCCGGGTACGACCTGGGACGACGTACCCGACTGA
- a CDS encoding SDR family oxidoreductase, with protein MRTWFITGASRGLGRAFADAALDRGDRVVAAARTIAQADFDEKYADRLLALTLDVTDRAAVIAAVDTAVEHFGRLDIVVNNAGTLSMGMIEEFTEAEARAQFEVNLFGALWVSQAVLPHLRAQRSGHIVQVSSIAALGGFPSTGLYSASKFALEGMSEALAMEAAAFDITVSMVQPGGYWTDLYTSVRATTPLDAYAPLRAELERQWAEGSIDSEPRLAAEALLRLVDSDDPPLRLLLGSMVYDLAFDIARRRMDTWAGWEQVSRAAEHAVAAPGHDT; from the coding sequence ATGCGTACCTGGTTCATCACCGGTGCCAGCCGCGGCCTGGGCCGCGCCTTCGCCGACGCCGCACTCGACCGGGGCGACCGGGTGGTCGCCGCCGCCCGGACCATCGCCCAGGCCGACTTCGACGAGAAGTACGCCGACCGGCTGCTGGCCCTGACCCTCGACGTGACCGACCGGGCGGCGGTCATCGCCGCCGTGGACACCGCCGTCGAGCACTTCGGCCGGCTCGACATCGTCGTCAACAACGCCGGCACCCTGTCCATGGGCATGATCGAGGAGTTCACCGAGGCCGAGGCGCGCGCCCAGTTCGAGGTCAACCTCTTCGGCGCGCTCTGGGTCAGCCAGGCCGTGCTGCCGCACCTGCGCGCGCAACGCTCCGGCCACATCGTGCAGGTCTCCAGCATCGCCGCGCTCGGCGGCTTCCCGAGCACCGGCCTGTACAGCGCGAGCAAGTTCGCCCTGGAGGGCATGAGTGAGGCCCTGGCAATGGAGGCGGCGGCCTTCGACATCACTGTCAGCATGGTGCAGCCGGGCGGATACTGGACCGACCTCTACACCAGCGTGCGCGCCACCACACCGCTGGACGCGTACGCACCACTGCGCGCCGAGTTGGAGCGGCAGTGGGCGGAAGGTTCCATCGACAGCGAACCCCGGCTGGCCGCCGAGGCGCTGCTGCGACTGGTCGACAGCGACGACCCGCCGCTGCGGCTCCTGCTCGGCAGCATGGTGTACGACCTGGCGTTCGACATCGCCCGACGGCGGATGGACACCTGGGCGGGTTGGGAGCAGGTCAGCCGCGCCGCCGAACACGCCGTCGCCGCCCCTGGCCATGACACATGA
- a CDS encoding GrpB family protein, producing MTWPSIRRTSCSASTQLFRDWLRAHPHDRERYAATKRRLARDTAHRPRDYSLAKNDVIDEIYARIFAAG from the coding sequence TTGACGTGGCCGAGTATCCGCAGGACGTCGTGCAGCGCTTCCACGCAGCTCTTCCGCGACTGGCTGCGCGCGCATCCGCACGACCGGGAGCGGTACGCCGCGACCAAGCGCCGCCTCGCGCGGGACACGGCGCACCGACCCCGCGACTACAGCCTGGCGAAGAACGACGTCATCGACGAGATCTACGCACGCATCTTCGCCGCCGGATGA
- a CDS encoding AraC family transcriptional regulator — MLDRLNEAMAYIERHLDQKIEVAELARIALTSEYHFRRLFSALAGMPLSEYIRRRRLTVAGADVLAGERTLLDVAVRYGYGSAEAFARAFHAVHGVGPGEARRTGAALRAQPRMSFRLTVEGSGSMEYRIVDKDAFALVGRKARVPLVHEGMNPAIVAFIRSIDKETTERIEALSDQEPKGIVNVSDNLADSRQEGTELDYWHGVVTSAAPPEDLDALPVQAGSWAVFSTSGAFPQAVQYLWRDVFTQWFPSNPYRSRPGPEISRVRVSADGTQADAELWIPVERVPTPM; from the coding sequence GTGCTGGATCGGCTCAACGAGGCCATGGCGTACATCGAGCGCCACCTCGACCAGAAGATCGAGGTCGCCGAGCTGGCGCGGATCGCGCTGACGTCGGAGTACCACTTCCGGCGGCTGTTCTCCGCACTGGCCGGGATGCCGCTGTCGGAGTACATCCGTCGGCGTCGGCTCACCGTCGCCGGTGCCGACGTGCTGGCGGGGGAGAGGACGCTGCTCGACGTCGCGGTGCGCTACGGCTACGGCTCGGCTGAGGCGTTCGCCCGGGCGTTCCACGCCGTGCACGGCGTGGGGCCCGGAGAAGCCCGGCGTACGGGGGCAGCGTTGCGCGCCCAGCCCCGGATGTCCTTCCGACTCACAGTCGAAGGGAGCGGCAGCATGGAGTACCGGATCGTCGACAAGGACGCGTTCGCGCTGGTGGGGCGCAAGGCCAGGGTCCCGCTGGTGCACGAGGGGATGAACCCGGCGATCGTCGCGTTCATCCGGAGCATCGACAAGGAGACGACCGAGCGGATCGAGGCGCTCTCCGATCAGGAGCCGAAGGGGATCGTCAACGTCAGTGACAACCTCGCCGACAGCCGGCAGGAGGGCACCGAGCTGGACTACTGGCACGGGGTGGTGACCAGCGCCGCGCCGCCGGAGGACCTGGACGCGCTGCCGGTGCAGGCCGGGTCGTGGGCGGTGTTCAGCACATCTGGTGCGTTTCCGCAGGCGGTGCAGTACCTGTGGCGTGACGTGTTCACCCAGTGGTTTCCGTCCAACCCGTACCGCAGCCGACCTGGACCGGAGATCTCCCGGGTCCGGGTGTCGGCGGACGGCACCCAGGCGGACGCCGAGCTGTGGATTCCCGTCGAACGGGTACCCACCCCTATGTAG
- a CDS encoding redoxin domain-containing protein, with product MAVHVPPLNGAAEWLNSEPLGPADLGGRVVLVNFWTLTCINWLRQEPYVRAWSQAYRDDGLVVVGVHTPEFGFEHDVDWVRQAVAARSIDYPVAVDNDYAIWSAFDNHYWPALYFVDTGGVIRDEHFGEGRYEQSERALRQLLGIERNPVPVKGLGPEAEADWANLRTPETYLGFSRGEHFASPNGPALDERRAYQVPASLDLNQWALAGEWTIGSENVVLDQAGGGIAFRFHARDAHLVLAPGAGQSIPFRISLDGAAPGPSRGVDVDEDGNGVLQDGRLYQLVRQDGAVRERTLEITFGEPGAQAYAFTFG from the coding sequence ATGGCCGTGCACGTGCCCCCGCTCAACGGGGCGGCCGAGTGGCTCAACTCCGAGCCACTCGGCCCCGCCGACCTGGGTGGGCGCGTCGTCCTGGTCAACTTCTGGACGCTGACCTGCATCAACTGGCTGCGTCAGGAGCCGTACGTGCGTGCCTGGTCGCAGGCCTACCGGGACGACGGGCTGGTCGTCGTCGGGGTGCACACCCCGGAGTTCGGGTTCGAGCACGACGTCGACTGGGTGCGGCAGGCGGTGGCGGCCCGATCGATCGACTACCCGGTGGCGGTCGACAACGACTACGCGATCTGGAGTGCGTTCGACAACCACTACTGGCCGGCGCTCTACTTCGTCGACACCGGCGGCGTGATCCGCGACGAGCACTTCGGCGAGGGACGCTACGAACAGTCCGAACGGGCGCTCCGGCAACTGCTCGGCATCGAGCGGAACCCGGTACCCGTCAAGGGTCTCGGGCCGGAGGCGGAGGCCGACTGGGCCAACCTGCGCACGCCCGAGACGTACCTCGGGTTCAGCCGGGGCGAACACTTCGCGTCGCCGAACGGCCCGGCGCTCGACGAACGCCGCGCCTACCAGGTGCCGGCGAGCCTCGACCTCAACCAGTGGGCGTTGGCGGGGGAGTGGACGATCGGGTCGGAGAACGTCGTGCTCGACCAGGCCGGCGGCGGCATCGCCTTCCGGTTCCACGCCCGCGACGCGCATCTCGTGCTGGCCCCCGGGGCCGGACAGTCGATCCCGTTCCGCATATCGCTCGACGGCGCGGCCCCCGGCCCGTCACGCGGCGTCGACGTCGACGAGGACGGCAACGGCGTGCTTCAGGACGGCCGCCTCTACCAGCTCGTCCGCCAGGACGGCGCGGTCCGGGAGCGGACCCTGGAGATCACGTTCGGCGAGCCCGGCGCCCAGGCCTACGCCTTCACCTTCGGCTGA
- a CDS encoding epoxide hydrolase family protein: MAVKTKTRPGTTEIRPFSVDIPQADLDDLKRRIKATRWPDKETVDDQSQGVPLATIQAVARYWEKEYDWRKVEARMNSVPQFMTTIDGVDIHFIHVRSKHEDALPLIVTHGWPGSVIEQMKIIEPLTDPTAHGGSPSDAFHLVIPSLPGHGFSGKPTEPGWNPQKIATAWTELMKRLGYNRFVAQGGDWGAVIVDQMGLQAPPELLGIHTNMPGAIPPEIDLLFQGDTTGANNAMGSLPSGLSDDEMRAAEEANYVWKHVAYALMMATRPQTLTGLADSPVGLAAFLLDHDAKSLALIAQVFDGAKAGLTRDDILDNISLYWLTNTAISASRLYAENKLSFFAAKGVNVPVAVSVFPDELYEAPQSWAEQAYSNLIYYNKLDVGGHFAAWEQPKIFSEELRTAFRSLR, encoded by the coding sequence ATGGCTGTCAAAACCAAGACTCGTCCGGGCACCACGGAGATTCGGCCGTTCTCGGTCGACATTCCTCAGGCCGACCTCGATGACCTGAAGAGGCGCATCAAGGCCACCCGCTGGCCGGACAAGGAAACGGTGGACGACCAGTCGCAGGGCGTGCCACTCGCGACCATTCAGGCCGTCGCCCGCTATTGGGAGAAGGAGTACGACTGGCGCAAGGTCGAGGCGCGCATGAACTCCGTACCGCAGTTCATGACCACCATCGACGGGGTGGACATCCACTTCATCCATGTGCGCTCGAAGCACGAGGACGCGCTGCCGCTCATCGTCACCCACGGGTGGCCCGGGTCGGTGATCGAGCAGATGAAGATCATCGAGCCGCTCACCGACCCGACGGCGCACGGCGGGAGCCCGTCGGACGCCTTCCACCTGGTGATCCCGTCGCTGCCCGGCCACGGTTTCTCCGGCAAGCCGACCGAGCCGGGGTGGAACCCGCAGAAGATCGCAACCGCCTGGACCGAGCTGATGAAGCGTCTCGGCTACAACCGGTTCGTCGCGCAGGGCGGCGACTGGGGCGCGGTCATCGTCGACCAGATGGGCCTCCAGGCGCCTCCGGAACTGCTCGGCATTCACACCAACATGCCCGGTGCGATCCCACCCGAGATCGACCTGTTGTTCCAGGGCGACACCACCGGCGCGAACAACGCCATGGGCTCGCTGCCATCCGGCCTCTCCGACGACGAAATGCGTGCCGCCGAGGAAGCCAACTACGTTTGGAAGCACGTCGCGTACGCCCTCATGATGGCGACACGTCCGCAGACACTGACCGGGTTGGCGGATTCCCCGGTCGGCCTGGCGGCATTCCTGCTCGACCACGACGCGAAGAGTCTGGCGCTGATCGCTCAGGTCTTCGACGGCGCCAAGGCGGGCCTCACCCGCGACGACATCCTGGACAACATCTCGCTCTACTGGTTGACGAACACCGCGATCTCCGCGTCCCGTCTGTACGCGGAGAACAAACTGTCGTTCTTCGCCGCCAAGGGCGTGAACGTCCCGGTCGCCGTGAGCGTTTTCCCCGACGAGCTGTACGAGGCGCCGCAGAGTTGGGCCGAGCAGGCGTACTCCAACCTCATCTACTACAACAAGCTCGACGTGGGCGGGCACTTCGCGGCCTGGGAACAGCCGAAGATCTTCTCCGAAGAGCTTCGTACCGCGTTCCGGTCGCTGCGCTAG
- a CDS encoding PadR family transcriptional regulator: MRMTIPVAKVLAALLAEPDEQRYGLDLMRLTGLPSGTLYPVLHRLQGAGWLAADWETIDPVAAGRPARRYYRLTAEGVTRARQALADLRAAIPDSRPSWGGTEPTGAPAW; encoded by the coding sequence ATGCGGATGACCATTCCGGTCGCGAAGGTGCTCGCGGCGCTGCTCGCCGAGCCCGACGAGCAGCGCTACGGGCTCGACCTGATGCGATTGACCGGCCTGCCCAGCGGCACCCTCTACCCGGTGCTGCACCGGTTGCAGGGGGCCGGCTGGCTGGCCGCCGACTGGGAGACGATCGACCCCGTCGCGGCCGGCCGGCCGGCCCGCCGCTACTACCGCCTCACCGCCGAAGGAGTGACGCGGGCCCGCCAGGCGCTCGCCGACCTGCGGGCCGCGATCCCCGACAGTCGTCCATCGTGGGGTGGCACCGAGCCCACCGGGGCGCCGGCGTGGTGA
- a CDS encoding transglutaminase domain-containing protein, giving the protein MDIEDYRQHSPYSDPGRHAALLDAVPADIATVAATARNVIVHYRAGGVELPTDRLEEVNCRWVDRILDTDQSRFPLPLAAERPAVDRVAGCCRDHTLLSVAVLRQHGIPSRSRVGFASYFTPGWHHDHVLMEYWNGDRWVWADPELDPAGDWRFDGYDIDPTAGLFDSAARVWSAYRAGTIDPDVYGVAPDVPVHGAWFIYDYVLHELAHRQKDELLLWDSFGAMTDDLTNADLTLADEIAALLLEADDGDEAAEKALADRYATDSRLRPGAQVKSFSPVSDTVNTVDLRVSRR; this is encoded by the coding sequence ATGGACATCGAGGACTACCGGCAGCACTCCCCGTACAGCGACCCCGGTCGGCATGCCGCGCTGCTCGACGCGGTGCCTGCCGACATCGCAACCGTGGCGGCGACGGCCCGCAACGTGATCGTCCACTACCGCGCTGGCGGCGTCGAGTTGCCCACCGACCGGCTGGAGGAGGTCAACTGCCGCTGGGTGGACCGCATCCTCGACACCGACCAGTCCCGATTCCCGCTGCCCCTGGCCGCCGAGCGTCCGGCCGTCGATCGGGTGGCCGGCTGCTGCCGGGACCACACGCTGCTCTCGGTGGCGGTGCTCCGTCAGCACGGCATCCCCAGCCGCAGCCGGGTCGGCTTCGCCTCCTACTTCACCCCCGGCTGGCACCACGATCACGTGCTGATGGAGTACTGGAACGGCGACCGCTGGGTCTGGGCCGACCCGGAGCTCGACCCCGCCGGCGACTGGCGGTTCGACGGCTACGACATCGACCCGACGGCAGGGCTCTTCGACTCGGCAGCGCGGGTGTGGTCGGCGTACCGGGCCGGGACGATCGACCCCGACGTCTACGGCGTGGCCCCCGACGTGCCGGTCCACGGCGCCTGGTTCATCTACGACTACGTCCTGCACGAGCTGGCCCATCGGCAGAAGGACGAATTGCTGCTGTGGGACAGCTTCGGCGCGATGACCGATGACCTCACCAACGCCGACCTCACGCTCGCCGACGAGATCGCCGCCCTGCTGCTCGAAGCCGACGACGGCGACGAGGCCGCGGAGAAGGCGCTCGCCGACCGGTACGCGACCGACAGCCGCCTGCGTCCCGGCGCTCAGGTGAAGAGCTTTTCACCCGTTTCCGACACGGTGAACACTGTCGATCTGCGTGTCAGCCGAAGGTGA
- a CDS encoding GNAT family N-acetyltransferase encodes MTAPEITIATPTDRAAVVETLVAAFVKDPVLRSLFPDEETYPRYAATFFGHLFDKRVQLSSIWTIGGGASVAIWEPPAGQPADPPAPGHGSPDEARYPADVLARVESYNETVHAALPTFPFWYLGVLGTHPESAGRGWGRAVMRAGLERAAADGLPAILETSNPGNIELYRRAGWEVVGSLAEPVPTWIMQQPPRRAL; translated from the coding sequence GTGACAGCGCCCGAGATCACCATTGCCACCCCCACGGACCGCGCCGCGGTTGTCGAAACTCTGGTCGCCGCGTTCGTCAAGGATCCCGTGCTGCGGTCTCTCTTCCCGGACGAGGAGACCTACCCGCGGTACGCCGCCACCTTCTTCGGGCACCTCTTCGACAAGCGGGTGCAGCTGTCCTCGATCTGGACGATCGGTGGCGGCGCGTCGGTCGCCATCTGGGAGCCACCGGCAGGGCAGCCGGCTGACCCGCCGGCTCCCGGGCACGGATCGCCCGACGAGGCGCGATACCCCGCCGACGTGCTGGCCCGCGTCGAGAGCTACAACGAGACCGTGCACGCCGCGCTGCCGACGTTCCCGTTCTGGTATCTCGGCGTCCTGGGCACCCACCCGGAGAGCGCCGGACGCGGTTGGGGCCGTGCCGTCATGCGGGCCGGGCTGGAGCGTGCCGCCGCCGACGGACTGCCGGCGATCCTGGAGACCAGCAACCCGGGCAACATCGAGCTGTACCGCCGCGCCGGCTGGGAGGTGGTGGGCTCCCTGGCAGAGCCCGTGCCCACCTGGATCATGCAGCAGCCACCGCGCCGAGCACTGTGA